One Allostreptomyces psammosilenae DNA segment encodes these proteins:
- a CDS encoding DUF503 domain-containing protein, translating into MYVGTLSFDLLLGDVHSLKEKRAVVRPLVAELRRKYDVSAAETGHRDLYRRAEIGVCLVSGDPSHIASVLDNCERFIAYRPETELLSARRRVFSDEDED; encoded by the coding sequence ATGTACGTGGGAACGCTCAGCTTCGACCTGCTTCTCGGCGACGTCCACTCGCTCAAGGAGAAACGCGCGGTAGTCAGGCCCCTGGTGGCCGAGCTGCGCCGCAAGTACGACGTCAGCGCCGCGGAGACGGGCCACCGCGACCTGTACCGGCGCGCCGAGATCGGCGTCTGCCTGGTCTCCGGGGACCCCTCCCACATCGCGTCGGTGCTGGACAACTGCGAGCGCTTCATCGCCTACCGGCCCGAGACGGAGCTGCTCTCCGCCCGTCGCCGGGTCTTCTCCGACGAGGACGAGGACTGA
- the rbfA gene encoding 30S ribosome-binding factor RbfA, whose product MTDTARARKLADRIRVVVAETLERRIKDPRLGFVTITDTRVTGDLREATVFYTVFGDETERAASAAALESAKGILRSEVGRQTGVRFTPSLTFVADAVPDTARHIDDLLARARAADEEVRTRAAGAGYAGDADPYRTPGEDLVDAEDATDEDATDEDGGTFGSGSR is encoded by the coding sequence GTGACCGACACGGCGCGGGCGCGCAAACTCGCCGACCGCATCCGTGTGGTGGTCGCCGAAACCCTGGAACGGCGGATCAAGGATCCGCGACTGGGCTTCGTCACCATCACCGACACCCGCGTCACCGGGGACCTGAGGGAGGCCACGGTCTTCTACACGGTCTTCGGTGACGAGACCGAGCGGGCCGCCTCGGCCGCCGCCCTGGAGAGCGCCAAGGGCATCCTGCGCTCCGAGGTGGGCCGGCAGACCGGCGTGCGCTTCACCCCCAGCCTCACCTTCGTGGCCGACGCGGTGCCGGACACGGCGCGGCACATCGACGACCTGCTCGCGCGGGCCCGGGCCGCCGACGAGGAGGTGCGCACCCGCGCCGCCGGCGCCGGCTACGCGGGCGACGCCGACCCGTACCGGACGCCGGGCGAGGACCTGGTGGACGCCGAGGACGCGACGGACGAGGACGCGACGGACGAGGACGGCGGCACCTTCGGGAGCGGCTCGCGGTGA
- a CDS encoding DHH family phosphoesterase — MTTGPGDRTPHQGGDGPADDAAPAPAPRRRPARLLPRDVLGATAVPPPEPPGTPGAPAAPAERAAGAGPVRPGERDWERVADLFREAGSAVLLCHVAPDGDALGSALAMALGLSRIGVEAVVSFGEDPQVVPESLSFLPGQEFLVPPAQVPENADLVAVFDVASPDRLGLLRGAALTARRLVVVDHHASNDAAATGFGTDLLIDPTAPATAVLVDELLRRLGVPLTAPIAACLYTGVATDTGSFRYAATTPATHELAARLLATGIRHDLMARALWDTSSFGTLKVLAAALDRAVLEPGAAGGLGLVWTVVPRADRERHGVEMAEVEGFIDTLRRTAEAEVALVLKEDDSGALLGSSRSKGAVDVGRVCGGLGGGGHALAAGFTSPKSDVAATVEAFRGLLEEAVAPGGGPGG, encoded by the coding sequence GTGACCACCGGCCCCGGTGACCGCACCCCCCACCAGGGCGGGGACGGCCCGGCCGACGACGCGGCGCCGGCCCCGGCGCCGCGTCGCCGGCCTGCCCGCCTGCTGCCCCGGGACGTGCTCGGCGCGACGGCCGTGCCGCCCCCCGAGCCGCCCGGCACCCCCGGCGCGCCGGCCGCGCCCGCGGAGCGCGCCGCCGGGGCGGGGCCGGTCCGCCCCGGGGAGCGGGACTGGGAGCGGGTCGCCGACCTGTTCCGCGAGGCGGGCAGCGCCGTGCTGCTCTGCCACGTCGCCCCGGACGGCGACGCGCTGGGGTCGGCGCTGGCGATGGCCCTCGGGCTGAGCCGCATCGGGGTGGAGGCCGTGGTCTCCTTCGGTGAGGACCCGCAGGTGGTGCCGGAGTCGCTGAGCTTCCTGCCGGGCCAGGAGTTCCTGGTGCCGCCCGCCCAGGTGCCGGAGAACGCCGACCTGGTCGCCGTCTTCGACGTGGCCTCCCCGGACCGCCTCGGCCTGCTGCGCGGGGCCGCGCTCACCGCCCGCCGCCTGGTCGTAGTGGACCACCACGCCTCCAACGACGCGGCGGCGACCGGTTTCGGCACCGACCTGCTGATCGACCCGACGGCACCCGCCACGGCCGTTCTGGTCGACGAACTGCTGCGCCGGCTCGGCGTGCCGCTCACCGCGCCGATCGCCGCCTGCCTCTACACCGGCGTGGCCACCGACACCGGGTCCTTCCGCTACGCGGCGACCACACCGGCCACCCACGAGCTGGCGGCGCGGCTGCTCGCCACCGGGATCCGCCACGACCTGATGGCGCGGGCCCTGTGGGACACCTCCTCCTTCGGCACGCTGAAGGTGCTGGCCGCGGCCCTGGACCGGGCGGTGCTGGAGCCCGGGGCCGCCGGTGGCCTGGGGCTGGTCTGGACGGTCGTGCCGCGCGCCGATCGGGAACGGCACGGCGTGGAGATGGCGGAGGTGGAGGGGTTCATCGACACCCTCCGCCGCACCGCGGAGGCCGAGGTCGCCCTCGTGCTGAAGGAGGACGACTCCGGCGCGCTGCTCGGCTCCTCCAGGTCCAAGGGCGCGGTGGACGTGGGGCGGGTGTGCGGTGGGCTCGGCGGGGGCGGGCACGCCCTCGCCGCCGGGTTCACCTCCCCCAAGTCGGACGTGGCGGCCACCGTCGAGGCGTTCCGCGGCCTCCTGGAGGAGGCGGTGGCGCCGGGCGGCGGGCCGGGCGGCTGA